Proteins found in one Arthrobacter pascens genomic segment:
- a CDS encoding universal stress protein, with protein MTIVVGYVPTPEGEAALTQAILEARKNSTTLLVINSSRGDALVDNRYAQEPEIQSIEDRLATQGIDHVIKQPVRGHDAAAEVLDAAEEHNADLIVIGLRRRTPVGKLIMGSTSQRILLEADCPVLAVKAG; from the coding sequence ATGACGATCGTGGTGGGATACGTCCCCACACCAGAAGGAGAAGCGGCGCTGACCCAGGCCATTCTGGAGGCCCGGAAGAACAGCACCACCCTGCTGGTCATCAACTCGTCCAGGGGCGATGCCCTGGTGGACAACAGATACGCCCAGGAGCCGGAGATCCAGAGCATTGAGGACCGCTTGGCGACCCAGGGAATAGACCACGTGATCAAGCAGCCGGTCCGTGGGCATGACGCGGCAGCGGAGGTTCTCGATGCCGCGGAGGAGCACAATGCCGACCTGATTGTGATCGGCCTGCGCCGCCGTACGCCGGTGGGCAAGCTGATCATGGGCAGCACGTCCCAGCGCATTTTGCTGGAGGCGGACTGCCCGGTATTGGCGGTCAAGGCTGGTTAG
- a CDS encoding SDR family NAD(P)-dependent oxidoreductase translates to MSELQGLVAIVTGGSSGIGDAIVRRLQALGAEVAALDRHTGRSAPGAFHAICDVSDDASVRAAVGAVLAQFGRLDIVVNNAGIGAQGTVEDNNDDEWHRVWDVNVVGMARVSRAALPALRESPCAAVVNVCSVAATAGLQRRALYSATKGAVLSLTRAMAADHLREGIRVNCVNPGTADTPWISRLLDTAADPAAERAALAARQPHGRLVTADEVAGAVAYLVSPLSGSTTGTSIAVDGGQQAVRLRPLQG, encoded by the coding sequence ATGAGCGAGCTGCAGGGCCTGGTGGCCATCGTGACAGGAGGTTCCTCCGGCATTGGCGATGCAATAGTCCGGAGGCTTCAGGCCCTTGGCGCAGAGGTGGCAGCTTTGGACCGCCACACAGGCCGATCGGCGCCGGGCGCCTTCCATGCCATTTGTGACGTGAGCGATGACGCCTCCGTCCGTGCCGCCGTCGGCGCTGTCCTTGCGCAGTTTGGCCGGCTGGACATTGTGGTGAACAACGCCGGCATTGGCGCGCAGGGCACAGTGGAGGACAACAACGACGACGAGTGGCACCGGGTGTGGGACGTTAATGTGGTGGGCATGGCCCGAGTCAGCAGGGCTGCGCTGCCTGCGTTGCGGGAGTCTCCGTGTGCCGCCGTCGTAAACGTCTGTTCAGTTGCCGCTACTGCCGGCCTCCAGCGGCGGGCCTTGTACTCGGCCACCAAGGGTGCCGTGCTGTCCCTGACCCGGGCCATGGCCGCGGATCACCTCCGTGAGGGTATCAGGGTGAACTGCGTCAATCCCGGGACGGCGGATACGCCTTGGATCTCCCGCCTGCTGGACACTGCCGCGGATCCGGCTGCTGAGCGCGCGGCCCTTGCGGCCCGCCAGCCCCACGGCCGGCTGGTTACCGCGGATGAGGTGGCCGGTGCCGTGGCCTACCTCGTGAGCCCCCTCTCGGGCTCCACCACGGGTACCTCCATAGCCGTCGACGGCGGCCAGCAGGCGGTGCGACTGCGTCCGCTTCAGGGGTGA